The following proteins are co-located in the Streptosporangium brasiliense genome:
- a CDS encoding thioesterase family protein — translation MTKFDEATQAIRVDETTYDVCLDPGYSIGGPLNGGYLMAVLLRAVVDASPHDHPVTTSAQFLRAPRPGPARVRLEQIKAGRTAAMTRATLVQDDVSFIETLVTTATLNEAVPDWTDGPSAAMPPIERCVRLPDPKPESNITLNAQMEMAFDPPTVGWLDGRPTGRPEARAYFRMAEPQDPDPYVLALAVDALPPVVFSAGARGWAPTVDLTWHLRALPAPGWLTLLGSGRMISDGWFDEEVEVWDSAGRLVAQSRQLARVGRG, via the coding sequence ATGACGAAGTTCGACGAGGCGACGCAGGCCATCAGGGTGGACGAGACCACCTACGACGTGTGCCTGGACCCGGGATACTCGATCGGCGGGCCGCTCAACGGCGGCTACCTCATGGCCGTGCTCCTGCGCGCCGTCGTGGACGCCTCACCGCACGACCATCCGGTGACCACCAGCGCGCAGTTCCTGCGCGCGCCCCGGCCCGGCCCCGCCCGGGTGCGGCTGGAGCAGATCAAGGCCGGCCGCACCGCCGCGATGACCCGCGCGACCCTGGTCCAGGACGATGTCTCCTTCATCGAGACCCTTGTCACGACGGCGACCCTGAACGAGGCCGTCCCCGACTGGACGGACGGTCCTTCGGCGGCCATGCCGCCCATCGAGCGGTGCGTCAGGCTGCCCGACCCCAAGCCCGAGTCGAACATCACGCTCAACGCGCAGATGGAGATGGCCTTCGACCCGCCCACCGTCGGCTGGCTCGACGGCAGGCCCACCGGCCGCCCCGAGGCCCGCGCCTACTTCCGGATGGCCGAGCCGCAGGACCCCGACCCCTACGTGCTGGCCCTGGCCGTGGACGCGCTCCCGCCGGTGGTCTTCTCCGCCGGAGCCCGGGGCTGGGCGCCGACCGTGGACCTCACCTGGCACCTGCGCGCCCTGCCCGCCCCCGGCTGGCTCACCCTGCTCGGCAGCGGCCGGATGATCAGCGACGGCTGGTTCGACGAGGAGGTCGAGGTCTGGGACTCCGCCGGCCGCCTGGTCGCCCAGTCCCGCCAACTCGCCCGGGTGGGCCGAGGCTGA
- the murI gene encoding glutamate racemase, producing MSQASIGIFDSGVGGLTVARAIMDQLPGESIFYVADTARQPYGPKTIAQLRAYTLEVMDHLVEHDVKMLVIACNSASSAVLRDARERYDVPVVEVIQPAARRAVRATRNGRVGVIGTRATIESMAYQDAFTAAPDILLTGVAAPRLVEFVERGETMSEELIEVIRGYLQPVLDDGCDTLILGCTHYPLLTAPISYVAGDGVTLVSSADETAKDVYRVLHDRGLAATGRTPRHRFGATGDTVLFEQLGRRFLGPEIEAVELTPVGDVPGNGQCP from the coding sequence ATGTCGCAAGCGAGTATCGGAATCTTTGACAGCGGTGTGGGCGGCCTCACGGTGGCCAGGGCGATCATGGATCAGCTGCCCGGTGAGTCGATCTTCTATGTGGCCGACACGGCGCGGCAGCCGTACGGACCCAAGACCATCGCGCAGCTCCGTGCCTACACGCTGGAGGTGATGGACCACCTCGTCGAGCACGACGTCAAGATGCTGGTGATCGCGTGCAACAGCGCCAGTTCGGCGGTACTGCGGGATGCGCGCGAACGCTATGACGTGCCGGTCGTCGAGGTGATCCAGCCGGCGGCGCGCCGGGCCGTGCGGGCCACCCGCAACGGCCGGGTCGGAGTGATCGGGACCCGGGCGACGATCGAGTCGATGGCCTACCAGGACGCGTTCACCGCCGCCCCGGACATCCTGCTGACCGGGGTGGCGGCCCCCCGGCTGGTGGAGTTCGTGGAGCGCGGGGAGACGATGAGCGAGGAGCTCATCGAGGTCATCCGCGGCTACCTGCAGCCGGTGCTGGACGACGGGTGCGACACGCTGATCCTGGGATGCACGCACTACCCGCTGCTGACCGCGCCCATCTCCTACGTCGCGGGAGACGGCGTCACGCTGGTCTCCAGCGCCGACGAGACGGCCAAGGACGTCTATCGCGTCCTGCACGACCGGGGCCTGGCCGCCACGGGCCGCACCCCCCGTCACCGGTTCGGCGCCACCGGCGACACCGTGCTGTTCGAGCAGCTCGGGCGGCGCTTCCTCGGTCCCGAGATCGAGGCCGTCGAGCTCACGCCGGTGGGGGACGTCCCCGGCAACGGGCAGTGCCCGTGA
- a CDS encoding MBL fold metallo-hydrolase, whose translation MKLTIIGCSGSFPGPDSPSSCYLLEAEGFRMLLDFGNGALGALQRHIGLYDVDAICLSHLHADHCLDICPYHVVRTYSPEGPLPRVPVHAPADAPRRLAAAYGMPEEPGLETAFDFAPLAPGVFEVGPFEVTAALMNHPVETYGFRVSYGGRSVAYSADTGESAELVKLASGADVLLCEASFLERPDLPTDLHLTGRQAAEHAARADVGTLVLTHLVPWHDPARILQDASRGGFGGRIELARSGAVYDLG comes from the coding sequence GTGAAACTGACGATCATCGGGTGCTCTGGGAGTTTCCCCGGCCCGGACAGCCCCTCCTCCTGCTACCTGCTGGAGGCCGAGGGGTTCCGCATGCTGCTGGACTTCGGCAACGGCGCGCTGGGCGCGCTCCAGCGGCACATCGGCCTCTACGACGTGGACGCGATCTGCCTGTCCCACCTGCACGCCGACCACTGCCTCGACATCTGCCCCTACCACGTGGTGCGCACCTACTCCCCGGAAGGGCCGCTCCCCAGGGTGCCGGTCCACGCCCCCGCCGACGCGCCCCGCCGCCTGGCCGCCGCCTACGGCATGCCCGAAGAGCCGGGGCTCGAGACGGCCTTCGACTTCGCGCCGCTGGCGCCGGGCGTGTTCGAGGTGGGGCCGTTCGAGGTGACAGCCGCGCTGATGAACCACCCGGTCGAGACCTACGGGTTCCGGGTCTCCTACGGCGGGCGCTCGGTGGCCTACTCGGCCGACACCGGCGAGTCCGCCGAACTGGTCAAGCTCGCCTCGGGGGCGGACGTGCTGCTGTGCGAGGCGTCCTTCCTGGAGCGGCCCGACCTCCCCACCGACCTGCACCTGACCGGCCGTCAGGCCGCCGAGCACGCGGCCAGGGCGGACGTGGGCACCCTGGTGCTGACCCATCTCGTGCCCTGGCACGACCCCGCGCGGATCCTCCAGGACGCCTCCCGGGGTGGTTTCGGCGGGCGGATCGAACTGGCGCGGAGCGGGGCCGTATATGACCTAGGGTGA
- the rph gene encoding ribonuclease PH: MARADGRSPDQLRPVTITRGWLAHAEGSVLVEFGGTKVLCAASVQDSVPRWRRGSGQGWVTAEYAMLPRATNTRNDRESVRGKIGGRTHEISRLIGRSLRACVDYKVLGENSIVIDCDVLQADGGTRTAAITGAYVALADAVSWMRERKMCKGDPLIDSVSAVSVGVVGSTPLLDLCYTEDVAAETDMNVVMTGAGEFVEVQGTAEGKPFNRGALDELLDLGVVGCAELTRLQKAALA, from the coding sequence ATGGCTCGTGCAGATGGACGTTCTCCCGATCAGCTCAGACCCGTCACCATCACCCGTGGCTGGCTCGCGCACGCCGAGGGCTCGGTGCTCGTCGAGTTCGGCGGCACCAAGGTGCTCTGCGCCGCCTCCGTGCAGGACAGCGTGCCGCGCTGGCGCCGGGGGAGCGGCCAGGGCTGGGTCACCGCCGAATACGCCATGCTGCCCCGGGCCACCAACACCCGTAACGACCGGGAGTCGGTGCGCGGCAAGATCGGCGGCCGGACGCACGAGATCTCCCGCCTGATCGGCCGGTCCCTGCGGGCCTGCGTCGACTACAAGGTTCTCGGCGAGAACTCGATCGTCATCGACTGCGACGTGCTCCAGGCCGACGGCGGCACCCGCACGGCCGCGATCACCGGCGCCTACGTGGCGCTGGCCGACGCGGTGAGCTGGATGCGCGAGCGGAAGATGTGCAAGGGCGACCCGCTGATCGACTCGGTCTCGGCCGTGTCGGTCGGCGTCGTCGGATCCACGCCCCTGCTGGACCTCTGCTACACCGAGGACGTCGCCGCCGAGACGGACATGAACGTGGTGATGACCGGGGCCGGCGAGTTCGTCGAGGTCCAGGGCACGGCCGAGGGCAAGCCGTTCAACCGGGGGGCGCTGGACGAGCTGCTCGACCTGGGCGTCGTCGGGTGCGCGGAGCTCACCCGCCTGCAGAAGGCGGCGCTGGCGTGA
- a CDS encoding XTP/dITP diphosphatase produces MSTETAGRPGTVVSRVVLATRNTGKIVELRQILAAASVPVEIVGLEEFPQIGDVAETGLTFAENALIKAHAVAQASGLPAIADDSGLCVDALNGMPGIFSARWSGRHGDDGANLDLLLAQVSDVPREHRGAHFACAAALALPSGEERVAEGTLHGLIIDAPRGTNGFGYDPIFVPEGESRTTAELSAEEKNAISHRGRAFRALAPILAEAVV; encoded by the coding sequence GTGAGCACCGAGACGGCCGGGCGCCCCGGCACCGTCGTGAGCCGGGTGGTCCTGGCCACCCGCAACACCGGAAAGATCGTCGAGCTCCGTCAGATCCTCGCCGCCGCCTCGGTGCCGGTGGAGATCGTCGGCCTGGAGGAGTTCCCGCAGATCGGCGATGTCGCCGAGACCGGCCTGACCTTCGCCGAGAACGCCCTGATCAAGGCGCACGCCGTCGCCCAGGCGTCGGGCCTGCCCGCCATCGCCGACGACTCGGGCCTGTGCGTGGACGCGCTGAACGGCATGCCGGGCATCTTCTCGGCCCGCTGGTCCGGCCGGCACGGCGACGACGGGGCGAACCTGGACCTGCTGCTCGCGCAGGTGTCCGACGTGCCGCGGGAGCACCGGGGCGCCCACTTCGCGTGCGCGGCGGCGCTGGCCCTGCCGTCGGGGGAGGAGCGGGTCGCCGAGGGCACGCTGCACGGCCTGATCATCGACGCGCCGCGCGGGACCAACGGTTTCGGCTACGACCCGATCTTCGTGCCCGAGGGGGAGAGCCGGACGACCGCCGAGCTGTCGGCCGAGGAGAAGAACGCCATCAGCCACCGGGGCCGTGCCTTCCGCGCCCTGGCCCCGATCCTGGCCGAAGCGGTCGTCTGA